A single region of the Pseudomonas sp. GGS8 genome encodes:
- a CDS encoding Abi family protein, which yields MQIHDPSRAERKLVQLGYYRLSGYWYPAREFKMNGLQQDVCSVTGKPFRLDTFQVATSFDTIVDLYKFDKRLRMLMLDAVERLEVNLKTVMAHEVGYHDPMAYANVKFILHKWTQPYTDRRGNTRNKWTEWSVKQQSHIARSKEDCIQWHLRAGKSIPVWGAVEAWDFGDLSEFFELLNSKYQNLILTRLGLNNAKMLSRWMQQTSHLRNRCAHHTRIWNQASPNPLAVPAAPYFQTLGLDQHALKRLYGLVAVIWFLLQRIAPASTWIREVADLIDTKPSMPGCTFKAMGFPDETGFPRKLFGI from the coding sequence ATGCAAATCCATGACCCGTCTCGTGCAGAACGCAAGCTCGTGCAGCTAGGGTATTACCGTCTCAGCGGTTACTGGTACCCGGCGCGAGAGTTCAAGATGAACGGCCTGCAGCAAGACGTCTGCTCGGTCACGGGCAAGCCTTTTCGTCTCGACACTTTCCAGGTCGCCACCTCTTTCGACACGATCGTAGACCTTTACAAGTTCGATAAACGATTGCGAATGCTGATGCTGGATGCAGTCGAGCGCCTGGAGGTTAACCTCAAGACCGTGATGGCTCACGAGGTTGGGTATCACGACCCGATGGCCTACGCCAATGTTAAATTCATTCTGCACAAATGGACTCAACCGTACACGGACCGCCGTGGTAATACGCGAAACAAGTGGACAGAGTGGAGTGTGAAGCAACAGTCGCACATTGCGCGGAGCAAAGAGGACTGTATTCAATGGCACTTGCGAGCCGGTAAGTCCATTCCCGTATGGGGCGCGGTGGAGGCATGGGATTTCGGGGATCTCTCGGAGTTTTTCGAGCTGCTCAATAGCAAGTATCAAAATCTCATACTCACGCGCCTCGGCTTGAACAACGCCAAGATGCTCAGTCGATGGATGCAGCAAACCAGCCATTTGCGCAACCGCTGTGCGCACCATACGCGTATCTGGAATCAGGCTTCGCCCAACCCGTTAGCGGTCCCCGCCGCCCCGTATTTTCAGACGTTGGGGCTGGATCAACATGCGCTCAAGCGGCTGTACGGATTAGTCGCGGTCATATGGTTTCTGCTGCAGAGAATTGCACCAGCTTCGACCTGGATCCGCGAAGTTGCGGATCTGATCGACACCAAGCCTTCTATGCCGGGCTGCACTTTCAAAGCGATGGGGTTCCCGGATGAAACGGGGTTCCCTCGGAAACTGTTCGGGATTTAG